A part of Mucilaginibacter defluvii genomic DNA contains:
- a CDS encoding sensor histidine kinase: MFQSQENLILIIVGTILLLLMGIFIVGFMFFYQRKHNAYVTERSLMRLQFNEEMLKAQVEVQEQTLNHISREIHDNIGQVLSFVKLSLSSLKTLDDEQRHKKIDDNRELIAQAISDLRDLSKSLSFERIKAIGLKDSINAELERLEKSGLIQTAFNIEGEPYTLGPERELVLFRIFQEAINNSLKYSRAQNLNIGLNYTTNLFILSIEDDGDGFLLAEKLNDSGGSGLKNIGNRAAIIGGHAALESKPGNGCSIKITLDPLAEQKYVNRTYPDRAG; encoded by the coding sequence ATGTTTCAGTCGCAAGAAAATCTCATACTCATCATAGTCGGTACCATTCTGCTTTTGCTGATGGGTATCTTTATCGTCGGCTTTATGTTCTTTTATCAGCGCAAGCATAATGCTTATGTTACCGAGCGCTCACTGATGCGCCTGCAGTTTAACGAGGAAATGCTGAAAGCGCAAGTGGAGGTGCAGGAACAAACGCTTAACCACATCAGTCGTGAGATACATGACAATATTGGCCAGGTGCTGTCATTTGTAAAACTTTCATTATCATCTCTTAAAACCCTGGATGACGAGCAGCGGCATAAAAAAATTGATGATAACCGCGAACTCATTGCCCAGGCGATAAGCGACCTGCGCGATCTTTCAAAAAGCCTGAGCTTTGAAAGAATAAAGGCTATCGGCCTCAAAGATTCTATAAACGCGGAACTTGAGCGATTAGAAAAAAGCGGACTAATCCAAACCGCTTTTAACATCGAGGGAGAGCCTTATACCTTAGGCCCGGAGCGCGAGTTGGTATTATTCCGTATATTTCAGGAAGCGATCAATAACTCTCTCAAGTATTCAAGGGCGCAAAATTTGAATATTGGTTTGAATTATACAACAAATCTGTTTATTTTGAGCATTGAAGACGATGGAGACGGTTTTTTGCTGGCCGAGAAGCTGAATGACAGTGGCGGCTCGGGCTTAAAAAATATCGGGAACAGGGCGGCTATTATAGGCGGCCATGCTGCGCTCGAAAGTAAACCCGGCAACGGTTGCTCTATAAAAATAACGCTTGACCCCTTAGCAGAACAAAAATATGTTAACCGAACCTATCCGGATCGCGCTGGTTGA
- the panC gene encoding pantoate--beta-alanine ligase has protein sequence MKNFTTKQLLSQHLHAQKVAGATIGFVPTMGALHRGHLSLIARAKQECDLVICSIFVNPTQFNDPKDLEKYPRPIEADIAKLEQAGCDILFNPDVTEMYAGNEQWHLDIGELEHLLEGKSRPGHYQGVTQVVYKLFSIVEPDKAYFGQKDFQQVLVINRMVEMLKMPVQVVMCPIERESDGLAMSSRNVHLTANDRERALILSKTLNQVKNNFSSTDINTLKQLAETAVSIEPGVLLDYFEIADAETLHPANQNTTNIVALVAARVGATRLIDNMIIR, from the coding sequence TTGAAAAATTTTACCACCAAACAGCTGCTTAGCCAACATTTACATGCTCAAAAAGTCGCCGGCGCTACCATAGGCTTTGTTCCTACAATGGGCGCACTTCATCGAGGGCACCTATCGTTAATAGCGCGTGCAAAGCAGGAATGTGACCTGGTAATTTGCAGCATATTTGTAAACCCCACGCAGTTTAATGACCCTAAGGACCTGGAAAAATATCCTCGCCCTATTGAAGCTGATATAGCAAAACTTGAGCAGGCCGGATGTGATATATTATTTAACCCCGATGTTACCGAAATGTATGCCGGCAATGAGCAATGGCATTTGGATATTGGCGAGCTGGAACATCTGCTAGAAGGCAAGTCGCGCCCGGGGCATTACCAGGGCGTCACGCAGGTGGTATACAAACTATTTAGCATTGTTGAGCCGGATAAGGCTTACTTCGGGCAGAAGGATTTTCAGCAAGTGCTGGTTATCAACCGTATGGTTGAAATGTTGAAGATGCCTGTGCAGGTTGTAATGTGCCCTATTGAACGTGAAAGCGATGGCCTGGCCATGAGCTCGCGCAATGTGCATTTAACGGCTAACGATCGCGAGCGTGCGCTCATTCTATCCAAAACATTGAATCAGGTTAAAAATAATTTTAGCAGTACTGATATAAACACGCTTAAACAGCTGGCTGAAACCGCCGTCAGCATCGAGCCCGGTGTTTTACTTGATTATTTTGAGATCGCCGACGCGGAGACTTTGCATCCGGCCAATCAAAACACCACTAACATTGTTGCATTAGTAGCGGCAAGGGTGGGCGCTACCCGTTTAATTGATAACATGATAATACGTTAG
- the carB gene encoding carbamoyl-phosphate synthase large subunit, producing the protein MPKNASIKSVLIIGSGPIIIGQACEFDYSGSQAALSLKEEGIKVTIINSNPATIMTDKVIADNVYLLPLTCESIEQILQEQQIDAVLPTMGGQTALNLCINADEQGIWEKYNVKIIGVDIAAIEKTENREAFRQLMVDIGVGVATSKIANSFLEGKEAAQQIGFPLVIRPSYTLGGKGAGFVHKKEDFDAALSRGLQASPTHEVLVEQAVLGWKEYELELLRDSRDNVIIICSIENFDPMGIHTGDSITVAPAMTLSDRCYQEMRNQAIKMMRAIGNFAGGCNVQFSVNPANEEIIAIEINPRVSRSSALASKATGYPIAKIAAKLAIGYNLDEIENQITKTTSAYFEPTLDYVIVKIPRWNFDKFKGANRELGLQMKSVGEVMGIGRTFIEALQKACQSLEIGRAGLGADGRQSRNLDEIMHSLEHPSWDRLFHIYDALSLGVPIESVRKATKIDRWFLNQIQEVVSMENELRRYSLNNIPEDFFYTLKQKGFSDAQIAYVLTNTTEEDVYQRRKQLGIRRVYKMVDTCAAEFPAKTPYYYSTYEGENESVVSDKKKIIVLGSGPNRIGQGIEFDYSCVHGLLAAKEAGFEAIMVNCNPETVSTDFNMADKLYFEPVFWEHVREIIDLEQPYGVIVQLGGQTALKMAEKLHEHGIRIIGTSFDNMDIAEDRGRFSDMLKDLDIPYPKYGVAESAEEALEVAHHVGYPVLVRPSYVLGGQGMSIVINDEDLEKAVVSLLKNLPGNRVLIDHFLDRAAEAESDSISDGDDVHIIGLMEHIEPAGIHSGDSYAVLPPFDLSDNVIKQMEDYTEKLAKALNVRGLLNIQFAIKDEKVYVIEANPRASRTVPFIAKAYDVPYINIAAKVMMGVNKLKDFTIVRKPKGYAIKEPVFSYDKFPEVAKELGPEMKSTGEAIRFIPDLQDPYFRHLYKEKSMYLSK; encoded by the coding sequence ATGCCCAAAAACGCTTCCATCAAATCGGTATTGATTATTGGTTCAGGTCCTATCATTATAGGCCAGGCCTGCGAGTTTGATTACTCAGGCTCACAAGCCGCACTTTCTTTAAAAGAAGAAGGTATTAAGGTAACCATCATTAACAGCAACCCCGCCACCATCATGACGGATAAGGTTATTGCTGATAATGTGTACCTGCTGCCGCTAACCTGCGAAAGCATTGAGCAGATTTTGCAGGAACAGCAAATTGATGCCGTGCTGCCTACCATGGGTGGCCAAACCGCGCTTAACCTTTGTATAAATGCCGACGAACAAGGCATTTGGGAAAAATACAATGTTAAGATAATTGGTGTGGATATTGCCGCTATCGAGAAAACCGAGAACCGCGAGGCCTTCCGCCAACTGATGGTTGACATTGGCGTAGGCGTAGCTACCTCAAAAATTGCCAACTCATTTTTAGAGGGTAAAGAGGCCGCGCAACAAATTGGCTTCCCGCTGGTAATACGTCCAAGCTATACCCTGGGTGGTAAAGGCGCAGGCTTTGTACACAAAAAGGAAGATTTTGACGCTGCCCTTAGCCGTGGCCTGCAAGCATCACCAACTCACGAGGTTTTGGTTGAGCAGGCAGTGTTAGGCTGGAAAGAATATGAGCTGGAGCTGCTGCGCGACAGCCGCGACAACGTGATCATCATTTGTTCTATCGAGAACTTTGACCCTATGGGTATCCACACCGGCGACTCCATCACCGTGGCCCCTGCCATGACGCTTAGCGACCGCTGCTACCAGGAGATGCGTAACCAAGCCATCAAAATGATGCGCGCCATTGGCAACTTTGCCGGTGGATGTAACGTACAGTTCTCGGTTAACCCGGCTAATGAGGAGATCATCGCCATCGAGATCAACCCGCGTGTATCACGTTCATCGGCCCTGGCATCAAAAGCTACAGGTTACCCAATCGCTAAAATTGCCGCTAAGCTGGCCATCGGTTATAATCTGGATGAGATAGAAAACCAGATCACCAAAACTACTTCGGCCTACTTTGAGCCAACGCTGGATTATGTGATCGTAAAGATACCGCGCTGGAACTTTGATAAATTCAAGGGTGCTAACCGCGAACTCGGCCTGCAAATGAAATCAGTAGGCGAGGTAATGGGCATCGGCCGTACCTTTATTGAGGCCCTGCAAAAGGCTTGTCAAAGTTTGGAAATCGGTCGTGCCGGTTTAGGTGCCGACGGTCGCCAGAGCCGCAACCTTGATGAGATTATGCACAGCCTTGAGCACCCAAGCTGGGACAGGCTGTTCCACATATACGATGCATTAAGCCTCGGCGTGCCGATTGAATCGGTACGTAAAGCTACCAAGATTGACCGCTGGTTCCTGAACCAGATACAAGAGGTAGTAAGCATGGAAAATGAGCTGCGCCGTTACTCCCTGAACAACATTCCTGAAGATTTCTTTTACACGCTGAAACAAAAAGGCTTCTCAGACGCGCAAATAGCTTACGTGCTGACGAACACTACCGAAGAGGATGTGTACCAGCGCCGCAAGCAACTGGGTATACGCCGTGTATACAAAATGGTTGATACCTGCGCTGCCGAGTTCCCTGCCAAAACACCTTACTACTACTCAACCTACGAGGGCGAAAATGAGTCGGTAGTGAGCGATAAGAAAAAAATCATTGTATTAGGATCAGGCCCTAACCGAATTGGCCAGGGTATCGAGTTTGATTATAGCTGCGTGCATGGCCTGCTTGCAGCAAAAGAAGCCGGTTTTGAGGCTATCATGGTTAACTGTAACCCCGAAACCGTGTCAACCGACTTCAACATGGCCGATAAGCTGTATTTTGAACCGGTATTCTGGGAGCACGTACGCGAGATTATCGATTTGGAGCAACCTTACGGCGTGATTGTACAGCTAGGTGGCCAAACAGCCCTTAAAATGGCTGAAAAGCTGCACGAGCACGGCATCCGCATCATCGGTACCTCATTTGATAACATGGATATTGCTGAGGACCGTGGCCGTTTCTCAGACATGTTAAAGGATCTTGATATTCCATATCCGAAATACGGCGTTGCCGAAAGTGCTGAGGAAGCGCTTGAAGTTGCCCACCATGTTGGTTATCCGGTACTGGTACGCCCAAGCTACGTATTAGGCGGCCAGGGCATGAGCATCGTAATCAACGATGAAGATCTGGAAAAAGCGGTAGTAAGCTTGCTGAAAAACCTGCCGGGCAACCGCGTACTGATCGATCACTTCCTTGACCGTGCTGCCGAAGCAGAGTCTGACTCTATAAGCGATGGCGATGATGTACATATCATTGGTTTGATGGAACACATTGAGCCTGCCGGTATCCACTCAGGCGATTCATACGCTGTATTGCCACCGTTTGATTTGTCAGACAATGTGATCAAACAAATGGAAGACTATACCGAAAAGCTGGCCAAAGCACTTAACGTGCGCGGCTTGCTGAACATACAGTTTGCCATTAAGGATGAAAAGGTATACGTGATAGAGGCTAACCCGCGTGCGTCGCGTACGGTGCCTTTCATCGCGAAAGCTTACGATGTGCCGTACATCAACATCGCCGCTAAAGTAATGATGGGGGTAAACAAGCTGAAAGACTTTACCATCGTTCGTAAACCAAAAGGTTACGCCATTAAAGAGCCGGTATTCTCGTACGATAAATTCCCGGAAGTGGCTAAAGAGCTTGGCCCTGAAATGAAGTCGACAGGTGAGGCGATACGCTTTATCCCTGATCTGCAAGACCCTTACTTCAGGCATTTGTATAAAGAGAAATCAATGTATTTAAGTAAATAA
- a CDS encoding CsbD family protein translates to MDKLEIKGGWNELKGKIKQAYGDLTDDDLKHEDGKDDETLGRLQQKLGKSREDLVKWINSL, encoded by the coding sequence ATGGATAAGTTGGAAATAAAAGGCGGCTGGAATGAGCTGAAAGGAAAGATAAAACAAGCCTACGGCGATCTGACCGATGACGATTTAAAGCACGAGGATGGCAAGGACGATGAAACCCTTGGCCGTTTACAGCAAAAGCTCGGCAAAAGCCGGGAGGATCTGGTAAAATGGATCAACAGCTTATAA
- a CDS encoding TonB family protein codes for MYNKSAVIIAFLILLCKVTFAQNVWFLKNDRRLVNNKDSADYIRIISAPDSGDVLYNITELYTDNKKKLVGKSLSDKGFVPQGKILTYYSNGKIQNIIEFLNGKISGDFYEYFPNGILYTHRYFTTPTEYADRNNLKFINNYNLLICNDVDGTALANEGFGLYKVYTERFDGLLEAGLVKNGKRQGDWNGVDTALNVSYTEKYEDGLFISGMSFDNLGIKHTYATQDLVQPSYTGGYEAFIKYLQQNLLSTAKSKNNKTNGRVFVEFTVDLSGRIDSVRTLRSPNEYLSAAAERVIFDAPGWKPASERGVYRKVKLTVPIDFGPEKLKFIGRPIVRQAKAPNDWFEQYQPGF; via the coding sequence ATGTATAATAAATCTGCTGTAATCATAGCATTTTTAATACTGTTGTGCAAAGTAACTTTTGCGCAAAACGTTTGGTTTCTTAAAAATGATCGTAGGTTAGTAAATAATAAAGATAGTGCTGATTACATCAGGATTATTAGCGCACCTGACTCGGGCGACGTTTTGTATAACATTACAGAACTATATACCGACAATAAAAAAAAGCTTGTTGGTAAATCATTAAGTGATAAGGGCTTTGTTCCGCAGGGAAAAATACTGACGTATTATTCGAACGGAAAAATTCAAAATATAATTGAATTTTTGAACGGCAAAATATCAGGAGACTTTTATGAATATTTTCCGAACGGCATACTTTACACTCACCGCTATTTTACTACGCCAACAGAATATGCTGACCGAAACAACTTAAAATTTATAAATAATTACAACCTTTTAATATGTAATGATGTAGACGGTACGGCATTAGCAAATGAAGGTTTTGGTTTATATAAAGTTTATACAGAGCGGTTTGACGGCTTATTAGAAGCCGGGCTTGTAAAAAATGGTAAGCGCCAGGGCGATTGGAATGGTGTAGATACAGCATTGAATGTAAGTTATACTGAAAAATATGAAGACGGCCTTTTTATTTCAGGTATGTCTTTTGATAACCTGGGCATAAAGCATACCTATGCGACTCAGGATTTGGTACAGCCCTCTTACACCGGCGGATATGAGGCTTTCATCAAATATCTTCAGCAAAACTTATTATCTACCGCAAAGTCAAAAAATAACAAAACTAACGGACGGGTATTTGTAGAATTCACAGTTGACCTTAGCGGAAGGATTGACTCTGTAAGAACATTGCGATCTCCGAATGAATACCTGTCTGCCGCGGCTGAGCGGGTAATTTTTGATGCACCGGGTTGGAAACCGGCATCAGAGCGGGGAGTGTATCGCAAAGTTAAGCTTACCGTGCCGATAGATTTTGGGCCTGAAAAACTTAAGTTTATAGGCCGGCCAATTGTGAGACAAGCCAAAGCACCTAATGACTGGTTTGAGCAATATCAACCGGGATTTTAG
- a CDS encoding response regulator transcription factor, translating to MLTEPIRIALVDDHRLFRSGIVSMINNLPGFSILFEAGNGEELTRKISPKNKPEIVLLDINMPVMDGIETAKWLRTNYPDVCVIVLSMFEDAEKVLAMVKLGVKGYLLKDAEPAEFETALKRVAEGEVYYPDFVTKHLINNFNEAAANVKLNNRELEFLRLAGTELTYKEIADQMCVSVRTVDGYRDQLFEKLQIKSRVGLVLYAIKNKMIEL from the coding sequence ATGTTAACCGAACCTATCCGGATCGCGCTGGTTGATGACCACAGGCTTTTTAGAAGCGGCATTGTTTCAATGATAAATAACCTGCCGGGCTTTAGCATATTGTTTGAGGCAGGCAACGGTGAAGAACTTACCCGTAAAATATCGCCCAAAAACAAACCCGAGATCGTTCTGCTGGATATCAATATGCCCGTAATGGACGGCATAGAAACTGCCAAGTGGCTGCGTACTAATTATCCGGATGTGTGCGTTATCGTTCTATCTATGTTTGAGGATGCAGAAAAGGTGCTTGCGATGGTAAAATTAGGCGTTAAAGGTTATTTACTGAAAGACGCCGAGCCCGCCGAGTTTGAAACGGCGCTGAAACGTGTTGCCGAAGGTGAGGTTTATTACCCTGATTTTGTTACCAAACACCTAATCAATAACTTTAATGAGGCGGCTGCCAACGTTAAGCTTAACAACCGTGAGCTTGAATTTTTACGCCTGGCAGGTACCGAGTTAACCTACAAGGAAATTGCCGACCAGATGTGCGTGAGTGTACGCACTGTTGATGGCTACCGCGATCAGCTTTTTGAAAAGTTGCAGATTAAGAGCCGCGTAGGGCTTGTATTATACGCCATAAAAAATAAGATGATCGAGTTGTGA
- a CDS encoding glycogen/starch synthase, giving the protein MGKSKLLFIAHEMSPFLELTKISEIVRNLPQAMQDKGYEIRILMPRFGNINERRNRLHEVIRLSGMNIIINDNDNPLIIKVASIPSARMQVYFLDNEEYFQRKHVFTDKDGKFYDDNDERMIFFCKGALETVKKLGWAPDMIHCHGWMSALVPAYLKTTYKDDPTFKNSKLVYSIYDKEFAGQLNADFAQKAVMNGMTEAHTEVYKPADSAALYAGAIHYADGIVLASENIEEEVLNNVKNSNKPVLDYNSTSDVENYYNFYDEIATEEMAQVV; this is encoded by the coding sequence ATGGGTAAATCTAAGCTTTTGTTTATAGCTCATGAAATGTCACCTTTCCTTGAACTCACAAAAATTTCTGAAATAGTACGTAATTTGCCGCAGGCTATGCAGGATAAAGGTTACGAGATTCGTATCCTGATGCCGCGTTTCGGTAATATTAATGAGCGCAGGAACCGACTACATGAAGTGATCCGTTTATCGGGCATGAACATCATTATTAATGATAATGATAACCCGCTGATCATCAAAGTGGCTTCAATACCTTCAGCACGTATGCAGGTATATTTTCTTGATAACGAAGAGTATTTTCAGAGAAAGCACGTGTTTACCGATAAGGACGGCAAGTTTTATGACGATAACGATGAGCGCATGATCTTCTTTTGCAAAGGCGCGCTTGAAACGGTTAAAAAACTTGGCTGGGCGCCTGACATGATCCATTGCCACGGCTGGATGAGCGCATTGGTGCCGGCTTACCTGAAAACCACTTATAAGGACGATCCAACGTTTAAAAATTCTAAGCTGGTTTACTCCATTTATGATAAAGAGTTTGCCGGGCAGTTGAATGCCGACTTTGCACAAAAAGCGGTAATGAACGGCATGACCGAGGCGCACACAGAAGTTTACAAACCTGCAGACAGCGCGGCACTTTACGCAGGCGCCATACACTATGCAGACGGTATCGTGCTTGCTTCCGAAAACATTGAGGAGGAAGTGTTAAATAATGTTAAAAACAGCAATAAACCTGTTTTAGATTACAATTCCACTTCGGATGTGGAAAATTATTACAATTTTTACGACGAAATTGCCACCGAAGAAATGGCACAGGTTGTATAA
- a CDS encoding DUF4270 family protein has product MRFFRLDLLTLLISLFILNSCKNPDGVGLDVDENNQLSGTLIVDTNITLNTVLEDSVAVSDLGRSTLGYFNDPELGTTESALITDINLPGGTAYTKPTGNIVVDSAVLMLKYSPTGFYGDSLASTYKINVYQLNEKPLGVTYFNSKTWSRSSTVLGSKTFLARPHDTIRVTSIVDGGADTAIRVVPQIRVKLNTELVYNWLNSSQAAQSNLAFQNLSRGLYVNIDRTGSTGAGGIIALTTGDSIAVYTTVTNGSTKDTSIVGLPISRYINEIKHNYNDNVKAALANTSNNQTAYVKGMGGLRVKIAFNRIAETLPKDVVINRAELVIVPKNGTLTPYAPLPKLTMYKSDLAKQRTYIEDMINGSANFSLLFGGNFGIPVKNEYRFLLTSYLQNLVTGKVKDYGTYIAAANESLSTTNTAPSIAATAYPTGRTILLGKNSPYRVQLKIIYTKIK; this is encoded by the coding sequence ATGAGATTTTTCAGATTAGACTTATTAACCCTGTTGATAAGTCTTTTTATTTTAAATAGCTGCAAAAACCCCGACGGCGTGGGTTTGGATGTTGACGAGAACAATCAATTGAGCGGCACACTGATAGTTGATACCAATATAACGCTGAATACCGTTTTAGAGGATTCTGTCGCAGTTTCAGATTTGGGCCGCTCAACCCTTGGATATTTCAATGATCCGGAGCTTGGTACAACGGAGTCCGCATTAATTACCGATATTAACCTGCCGGGCGGCACCGCTTACACTAAGCCAACAGGCAATATTGTGGTTGATTCGGCTGTGTTAATGCTTAAATATTCGCCAACCGGTTTTTACGGTGATTCATTAGCGTCAACTTATAAAATTAATGTTTACCAGCTTAATGAAAAACCTTTGGGCGTTACTTACTTTAACAGTAAAACCTGGTCGCGCTCAAGCACGGTTTTAGGTTCAAAAACCTTTTTGGCCCGCCCGCATGATACCATTAGAGTTACCTCGATTGTTGATGGTGGCGCAGATACGGCTATACGTGTTGTTCCGCAGATACGGGTTAAATTAAATACCGAGTTGGTTTACAACTGGTTGAATTCATCGCAAGCCGCACAATCAAATCTTGCTTTTCAAAACCTTTCACGCGGGCTTTATGTGAATATTGACCGCACCGGAAGCACAGGAGCCGGCGGCATTATCGCCTTAACCACCGGTGATTCGATAGCGGTTTACACAACGGTTACCAACGGATCAACAAAAGATACCTCCATTGTAGGTTTGCCTATAAGCCGTTATATTAACGAAATTAAGCACAACTATAACGATAACGTGAAAGCCGCTTTAGCAAATACATCAAACAACCAAACGGCTTATGTTAAAGGCATGGGTGGATTGCGTGTTAAAATAGCCTTTAATAGAATTGCCGAAACACTGCCGAAAGATGTAGTTATAAACCGTGCTGAGTTGGTTATTGTTCCTAAGAATGGTACGTTAACGCCTTATGCCCCGTTGCCTAAATTAACTATGTATAAATCTGACTTGGCTAAACAGCGTACTTATATTGAAGATATGATCAACGGGTCAGCAAATTTCAGCTTGCTTTTTGGCGGAAATTTCGGCATCCCGGTTAAAAACGAATACAGGTTCCTGTTAACTTCTTACCTGCAAAACCTGGTCACCGGCAAGGTAAAAGATTATGGTACTTATATTGCCGCGGCAAATGAATCGCTTAGCACCACAAATACGGCACCGAGCATCGCCGCCACCGCTTATCCAACAGGGCGTACAATATTACTTGGTAAAAATTCACCTTACCGGGTTCAACTCAAAATAATCTATACCAAAATAAAATAA
- the panD gene encoding aspartate 1-decarboxylase, which translates to MIIEVLKSKIHRVKVTQAELNYVGSITIDEDLMDAANIIANEKVQIVNNNNGARFETYVIRGERGTGTVCLNGATARLAQVGDIVIIMSYAYMEREEAKAYEPVLVFPDTDNKLIK; encoded by the coding sequence ATGATTATTGAGGTGTTAAAATCTAAAATTCACCGGGTAAAGGTCACCCAGGCCGAGCTGAACTACGTGGGCAGTATTACCATTGATGAGGATTTGATGGACGCGGCAAACATAATTGCCAACGAGAAAGTACAGATAGTAAACAATAATAACGGCGCACGCTTTGAAACCTACGTTATCCGTGGTGAGCGCGGCACAGGTACCGTTTGCCTTAACGGCGCCACGGCGCGTTTAGCCCAGGTGGGTGATATCGTGATCATTATGAGCTATGCTTACATGGAACGCGAAGAAGCTAAAGCTTATGAGCCGGTGTTGGTTTTTCCGGATACGGATAATAAGCTGATTAAGTAA
- a CDS encoding acyl carrier protein: MDHKLIQLKNVDREDIHDVIQKIERSFGITFNPDDFQNVSTIGDLCNLVHSKLKLEHLDTCTTQHAFYMLRNAITTSTTIDRCAINTNTCLKDVFPEEERLQLVADIEQEMGLRLNVLQPKDAVIFGLAALFILSLVATYFNWQIGMAGLTAFAAGSYMAIKRGKQLAVKTVGQLAEKIAREHYLKCRRDAATVNRKEVNQKIRELFQHDLDLDASVLKSGASFN; encoded by the coding sequence ATGGATCATAAGTTAATACAACTAAAAAACGTCGATCGCGAGGATATTCATGACGTTATACAAAAGATAGAAAGATCGTTCGGGATAACCTTTAACCCGGACGATTTTCAAAATGTTAGTACCATTGGTGATCTTTGTAACCTTGTTCATAGTAAATTAAAGCTTGAACACCTTGACACTTGTACCACCCAGCATGCTTTTTACATGCTGCGCAACGCCATCACCACGTCAACTACTATTGACCGGTGCGCCATCAATACCAACACCTGCCTTAAGGATGTATTTCCGGAAGAGGAAAGGTTACAGCTTGTGGCCGATATAGAGCAGGAAATGGGCTTGCGCTTAAATGTATTACAGCCAAAAGACGCTGTAATATTTGGGCTCGCCGCTTTATTCATACTATCGTTAGTTGCTACCTATTTTAATTGGCAGATAGGCATGGCCGGTTTAACTGCCTTTGCCGCCGGATCATACATGGCTATAAAACGCGGTAAACAATTAGCTGTTAAAACGGTAGGCCAGCTGGCTGAGAAGATAGCCCGCGAACACTACCTGAAGTGCCGCCGTGATGCCGCAACGGTTAACCGTAAAGAGGTTAATCAAAAAATACGTGAACTTTTCCAGCATGATCTGGATCTCGACGCTTCCGTATTAAAATCAGGCGCCTCATTTAACTGA
- a CDS encoding zinc metallopeptidase, with protein MMSLAFVTGFITYNSAIFLMLAIAVISFIVQWRFKSKFKQYSEIGLLSGLSGAEIAERMLRDHGISDVRIISVEGQLTDHYNPADKTVNLSPDVYHSRSVAAAAIAAHECGHAVQHAKAYSWLTFRSAMVPVINVASTLTQWTLTIGILLLFFAKTPWVLAIGVAALALVTLFSFITLPVEFDASNRALAWLNNNYNVMQTQEEHAQAKDALWWAAMTYVVAALSALATLLYYAQFLFGRRD; from the coding sequence ATGATGAGTTTAGCTTTTGTAACCGGATTTATAACTTATAATTCCGCTATATTTTTGATGCTTGCCATTGCCGTTATCAGCTTTATTGTGCAGTGGCGTTTTAAGAGCAAATTTAAACAGTACTCTGAAATCGGCCTGCTGTCGGGCCTTTCAGGTGCCGAAATAGCTGAGCGCATGTTGCGTGACCATGGTATAAGCGATGTAAGGATTATATCGGTTGAAGGGCAGTTGACCGACCACTACAACCCGGCTGATAAAACCGTTAACCTGAGCCCTGATGTTTACCACAGCCGTAGCGTTGCCGCAGCAGCTATTGCTGCCCACGAGTGTGGTCACGCTGTGCAACATGCCAAGGCATATAGCTGGTTAACCTTCCGTTCAGCTATGGTGCCGGTAATTAATGTAGCTTCAACGCTTACGCAATGGACGTTAACCATAGGTATATTACTACTGTTTTTCGCGAAAACTCCTTGGGTGCTAGCGATAGGTGTTGCAGCATTAGCCCTGGTTACGCTTTTCAGCTTTATTACGTTGCCCGTCGAGTTTGATGCAAGTAACCGCGCGTTAGCCTGGCTAAATAACAATTATAATGTAATGCAAACCCAGGAAGAACATGCTCAAGCTAAAGATGCTTTGTGGTGGGCAGCCATGACCTATGTAGTAGCCGCATTGAGTGCCTTGGCAACTTTGTTATACTATGCCCAGTTTCTTTTTGGCAGAAGAGACTAA